One Luteitalea sp. DNA segment encodes these proteins:
- a CDS encoding MBL fold metallo-hydrolase: MRATIGCVLTLTLMVFTARAQGQQQTLDIYIVDVEGGKATVFVSPSGESVLVDTGSPGDRDVERIMAAVTDAGLEQIDYLISTHYHGDHIGGLQELAKRIPIRHFLDHGPTVEEQEHVEGFQEAYASLYGKAKHTVVTPGDTVPVAGLEWRIVTAAGKTLQDPLSGAGQPNPYCDDFEPRENTGDPENGQSVGSVVAYGEFRLIDLGDLLWNNERDLMCPTNPIGTVDLYLTSHHGLDQSGSAVLVHALQPRVAITQNGTRKGAAEQTFRILHASPGLEDLWQLHWSHTGGIEYNPAGAFIANVEEPAALATILTTPPPPPGAPRRGRRGPGHTGPAHWIKVSAHADGTFTVTNSRNDFSKTYPSRSRDREQNP; encoded by the coding sequence GACCCTGATGGTCTTCACGGCTCGCGCGCAGGGCCAGCAGCAGACATTGGACATCTACATTGTCGACGTCGAGGGCGGCAAAGCCACGGTCTTCGTGTCGCCTTCGGGTGAGTCGGTGCTCGTCGATACCGGGAGTCCTGGCGACCGTGATGTCGAACGGATCATGGCAGCGGTCACCGACGCCGGGCTCGAGCAGATCGACTACTTGATTAGCACCCACTATCACGGCGATCACATCGGTGGGCTTCAAGAGCTCGCAAAGCGGATTCCAATCCGCCACTTCCTCGATCACGGGCCGACGGTGGAGGAGCAGGAACACGTGGAGGGTTTTCAGGAGGCGTACGCGTCGCTGTACGGCAAGGCGAAGCACACCGTGGTGACGCCGGGCGACACCGTGCCTGTGGCAGGCCTCGAGTGGCGCATCGTCACCGCTGCCGGCAAGACTCTGCAAGACCCTCTCTCAGGTGCAGGTCAGCCGAACCCGTACTGTGACGACTTCGAGCCCCGAGAAAACACAGGAGATCCAGAAAATGGCCAGTCGGTCGGTAGCGTCGTTGCTTACGGCGAGTTCCGCCTGATCGACCTGGGCGATTTGTTGTGGAACAACGAACGTGACTTGATGTGCCCGACCAATCCGATAGGAACGGTGGATCTGTACCTCACGTCGCACCACGGGCTCGACCAGTCGGGATCCGCGGTCCTGGTGCACGCGCTTCAACCGCGCGTCGCGATCACCCAGAACGGCACGCGTAAAGGCGCCGCCGAGCAGACGTTTCGCATCCTACACGCCTCTCCAGGCCTCGAGGATCTCTGGCAGCTGCACTGGTCGCACACTGGCGGCATCGAGTACAACCCTGCGGGAGCATTCATCGCGAACGTCGAGGAGCCAGCGGCTCTCGCGACGATTCTCACCACCCCTCCGCCCCCACCAGGAGCGCCTCGACGAGGCCGCCGAGGCCCAGGTCATACCGGGCCGGCGCACTGGATCAAGGTCTCGGCGCACGCAGATGGCACGTTCACTGTCACCAACAGCCGGAACGACTTCAGCAAGACCTACCCGTCGCGATCGCGCGACCGAGAGCAAAACCCATGA